A DNA window from Hemibagrus wyckioides isolate EC202008001 linkage group LG11, SWU_Hwy_1.0, whole genome shotgun sequence contains the following coding sequences:
- the stx16 gene encoding syntaxin-16 isoform X1 — MATRRLTDAFLLMRNNAIQNRQILAEQVSTYEPRRTLNTRSNAAEYDELVDDRMALVSGISLDPEAGIGVTKRLSPKWIEGVDEIQYEITRIRQKMKELAGLHDRHMNRPTLDDSTKEEHAIEITTQEITQMFHRCQRAVVGLQSRSGHCTEQEGRLLRNVIASLAQSLQELSTNFRHTQSSYLKRMKNREERSKHFFDSGPLMEEDEGIALHDRGFTDDQLVLVEQNTVMVEERERDIQQIVQSISDLNEIFRDLAGMVVEQGTVLDRIDFNVEQACIKTEDGLKQLQKAEQYQKKNRKMLVILILFVIVIILILVLFMTKF, encoded by the exons ATGGCAACTAGGCGCCTGACCGATGCCTTCTTATTAATGCGGAACAATGCGATCCAAAACCGACAGATATTGGCTGAGCAAGTGAGTACATATGAGCCCCGTCGTACTCTGAATACACGTAGCAATGCTGCG GAGTATGATGAG CTGGTTGATGATCGAATGGCTCTGGTATCTGGAATTAGCTTGGATCCAGAGGCTGGCATCGGTGTCACGAAAAGGCTCTCACCCAAATGGATAGAAGGTGTGGATGAG ATTCAGTATGAGATCACACGTATACGGCAGAAAATGAAGGAGCTGGCAGGTCTGCATGATAGACACATGAATCGGCCGACACTGGATGACAGCACCAAGGAGGAGCATGCCATTGAGATCACTACACAGGAAATCACACAG atgttTCATCGTTGTCAGCGTGCAGTAGTGGGGCTGCAGTCTCGGTCTGGTCACTGTACAGAACAGGAGGGGAGACTGCTCAGAAACGTCATCGCCTCGTTGGCACAGAGCCTTCAGGAGCTCTCAACCAAttttagacacacacagtccagtTACCTGAAAC GCATGAAAAATCGTGAAGAGAGGTCCAAGCACTTCTTTGACTCTGGGCCTTTGATGGAGGAAGATGAAGGCATAGCACTTCATGACAGG GGTTTTACAGATGACCAGCTTGTACTGGTGGAGCAAAACACAGTAATGGTGgaagagagggagcgagacatCCAGCAAATTGTACAGTCCATCTCTGATCTTAATGAGATTTTTCGAGATCTTGCTGGCATGGTGGTAGAGCAG GGTACAGTTCTTGACCGAATTGACTTCAACGTGGAGCAAGCCTGCATCAAAACAGAAGATGGACTGAAACAGTTACAAAAG GCTGaacaataccaaaaaaaaaatcgaaagaTGCTGGTGATTTTAATCCTGTTTGTCATAGTTATCATTCTAATACTTGTTCTGTTTATGAcaaagttttaa
- the stx16 gene encoding syntaxin-16 isoform X3, translating into MATRRLTDAFLLMRNNAIQNRQILAEQLVDDRMALVSGISLDPEAGIGVTKRLSPKWIEGVDEIQYEITRIRQKMKELAGLHDRHMNRPTLDDSTKEEHAIEITTQEITQMFHRCQRAVVGLQSRSGHCTEQEGRLLRNVIASLAQSLQELSTNFRHTQSSYLKRMKNREERSKHFFDSGPLMEEDEGIALHDRGFTDDQLVLVEQNTVMVEERERDIQQIVQSISDLNEIFRDLAGMVVEQGTVLDRIDFNVEQACIKTEDGLKQLQKAEQYQKKNRKMLVILILFVIVIILILVLFMTKF; encoded by the exons ATGGCAACTAGGCGCCTGACCGATGCCTTCTTATTAATGCGGAACAATGCGATCCAAAACCGACAGATATTGGCTGAGCAA CTGGTTGATGATCGAATGGCTCTGGTATCTGGAATTAGCTTGGATCCAGAGGCTGGCATCGGTGTCACGAAAAGGCTCTCACCCAAATGGATAGAAGGTGTGGATGAG ATTCAGTATGAGATCACACGTATACGGCAGAAAATGAAGGAGCTGGCAGGTCTGCATGATAGACACATGAATCGGCCGACACTGGATGACAGCACCAAGGAGGAGCATGCCATTGAGATCACTACACAGGAAATCACACAG atgttTCATCGTTGTCAGCGTGCAGTAGTGGGGCTGCAGTCTCGGTCTGGTCACTGTACAGAACAGGAGGGGAGACTGCTCAGAAACGTCATCGCCTCGTTGGCACAGAGCCTTCAGGAGCTCTCAACCAAttttagacacacacagtccagtTACCTGAAAC GCATGAAAAATCGTGAAGAGAGGTCCAAGCACTTCTTTGACTCTGGGCCTTTGATGGAGGAAGATGAAGGCATAGCACTTCATGACAGG GGTTTTACAGATGACCAGCTTGTACTGGTGGAGCAAAACACAGTAATGGTGgaagagagggagcgagacatCCAGCAAATTGTACAGTCCATCTCTGATCTTAATGAGATTTTTCGAGATCTTGCTGGCATGGTGGTAGAGCAG GGTACAGTTCTTGACCGAATTGACTTCAACGTGGAGCAAGCCTGCATCAAAACAGAAGATGGACTGAAACAGTTACAAAAG GCTGaacaataccaaaaaaaaaatcgaaagaTGCTGGTGATTTTAATCCTGTTTGTCATAGTTATCATTCTAATACTTGTTCTGTTTATGAcaaagttttaa
- the stx16 gene encoding syntaxin-16 isoform X2, whose product MATRRLTDAFLLMRNNAIQNRQILAEQVSTYEPRRTLNTRSNAALVDDRMALVSGISLDPEAGIGVTKRLSPKWIEGVDEIQYEITRIRQKMKELAGLHDRHMNRPTLDDSTKEEHAIEITTQEITQMFHRCQRAVVGLQSRSGHCTEQEGRLLRNVIASLAQSLQELSTNFRHTQSSYLKRMKNREERSKHFFDSGPLMEEDEGIALHDRGFTDDQLVLVEQNTVMVEERERDIQQIVQSISDLNEIFRDLAGMVVEQGTVLDRIDFNVEQACIKTEDGLKQLQKAEQYQKKNRKMLVILILFVIVIILILVLFMTKF is encoded by the exons ATGGCAACTAGGCGCCTGACCGATGCCTTCTTATTAATGCGGAACAATGCGATCCAAAACCGACAGATATTGGCTGAGCAAGTGAGTACATATGAGCCCCGTCGTACTCTGAATACACGTAGCAATGCTGCG CTGGTTGATGATCGAATGGCTCTGGTATCTGGAATTAGCTTGGATCCAGAGGCTGGCATCGGTGTCACGAAAAGGCTCTCACCCAAATGGATAGAAGGTGTGGATGAG ATTCAGTATGAGATCACACGTATACGGCAGAAAATGAAGGAGCTGGCAGGTCTGCATGATAGACACATGAATCGGCCGACACTGGATGACAGCACCAAGGAGGAGCATGCCATTGAGATCACTACACAGGAAATCACACAG atgttTCATCGTTGTCAGCGTGCAGTAGTGGGGCTGCAGTCTCGGTCTGGTCACTGTACAGAACAGGAGGGGAGACTGCTCAGAAACGTCATCGCCTCGTTGGCACAGAGCCTTCAGGAGCTCTCAACCAAttttagacacacacagtccagtTACCTGAAAC GCATGAAAAATCGTGAAGAGAGGTCCAAGCACTTCTTTGACTCTGGGCCTTTGATGGAGGAAGATGAAGGCATAGCACTTCATGACAGG GGTTTTACAGATGACCAGCTTGTACTGGTGGAGCAAAACACAGTAATGGTGgaagagagggagcgagacatCCAGCAAATTGTACAGTCCATCTCTGATCTTAATGAGATTTTTCGAGATCTTGCTGGCATGGTGGTAGAGCAG GGTACAGTTCTTGACCGAATTGACTTCAACGTGGAGCAAGCCTGCATCAAAACAGAAGATGGACTGAAACAGTTACAAAAG GCTGaacaataccaaaaaaaaaatcgaaagaTGCTGGTGATTTTAATCCTGTTTGTCATAGTTATCATTCTAATACTTGTTCTGTTTATGAcaaagttttaa